Below is a window of Thermodesulfobacteriota bacterium DNA.
CCCCAACCCTTCCACCCATTATTTCCGCTATCTCTTCGAGTATTTTAAAGTTCTCAGGAGATCTCATCCCTCTTCCGCCGCAGATTACAAAGTCTGCTTCCTCCAAAGCCACTTTCTTTTCCTCTTTCTTTTCCGATCTCAAGAACTTAATTTTAGGGTTCTCTTTTATGACCACTTCCTCCTTCAAAACCTCTCCTTTTGAACCTTTCTTGGCGAGCGGAAAACTGTTCGGCCGTACGGTTACGACTGCTTTTTTTTCGCCTTCAAGAAAACTAGTCGATATAACCCTTCCTCCAAAGAGAGGCTTTTTGAAAAATAGGTTTCCGTCCTTCATCTCAAGTCCGGTTATGTCCGCAACTATCGCCCAGTCGAGCATACATGAAACTTTTGGGAGTAAGAACCTACTATAGCCCGTGTGAGGTCCTAAAATGAAAGAAAACCTAAATTTCTCAACAAGTGAAAATAACGCACTCGCGTAGGAGTGCAATATGAAGTCTTTGAGTCTCTCATCATCTACGACTATTACAAAATCTACATACTCTTTTAGGTCTTCGGCTTGTGATTCAACTCCGTAACCTAATAAAGCCGCATAAAGCTTAGAACCGAACGACTCCTTAAGTCTATTACCCACCTCTAAAACTTCGTACGACACCTTTCTCACACTATTATTTTTGAGCTCCACATAGGCCAAAACGTCATTTACCATTTTTGCACCTCTATAAGGCCTTTGCTTCTTCTTTTAAGAGAGCCACAAGCTTTGTGACCTTTTCTTTCGGT
It encodes the following:
- a CDS encoding electron transfer flavoprotein subunit alpha/FixB family protein, coding for MVNDVLAYVELKNNSVRKVSYEVLEVGNRLKESFGSKLYAALLGYGVESQAEDLKEYVDFVIVVDDERLKDFILHSYASALFSLVEKFRFSFILGPHTGYSRFLLPKVSCMLDWAIVADITGLEMKDGNLFFKKPLFGGRVISTSFLEGEKKAVVTVRPNSFPLAKKGSKGEVLKEEVVIKENPKIKFLRSEKKEEKKVALEEADFVICGGRGMRSPENFKILEEIAEIMGGRVGASRSVVDAKWRSYEEQIGKSGKTVSPLLYIACGISGAIHHTMGIDSSKTIVAINSDPNAPIFNIADYGIIDDLFEILPLLKEELKKAKEEI